gccagtgctgaatttgggtttgCCAcatgctcagcacagcatggaggcagcaatgacatcagagcaagccttggctgccccttgcaaagctcaggctcagggacaggttgaagctggagtccaagggtgagggggaacctgaaggtactccttctgtgggtcatttggttgattaagtcttggctggtttgggtctgcacttcttgttgcactgcagaaaatccagctgtcgattcctcctgtcttgggggggacagcggcctcgtcagcgccgcctgccggaatgcccaggccatggtaccgtgcttgtgctgaggggcagtggcttctgcttaatgtgtgcaatggtttttttttctgaagagacagattctgagactgtaccggagaccttagctgtggaagaaagtgacattgtgccaggctcacatgaaaaaagagaaccaatagaggacaccaggacacttgctgagcctgaggaatattcaggtgagtgcttgctagatgctgtcttgggcaaagagcagcatttctgctgtatccctgcagtgctctccatgggtgaattgcaggtgcccagcacgcagcccgggcctgcagcccggaggagtagatggggcagtgctgctccctggcacacactgggctcttgtgcatgagagcttgatgggatccctcttggtccctgatgctaagacaccagagccagaggaagccatctctgaagacatcagatgtcagttctgatccactagcagtgccagtccttgggcatctgaagcacactgtggggttatgcctagtgcagagcacaaacgctgactcttgcattgtctcttctcctgccagggtcatccggtgggcaaaaagctgagactgctggacactgtgacccgagcaagtactacatcctagtagggacagtagcagcctcagctttgcttctgcttggggcagtgtctggctatctagtcatgcatcagctgctgaggagagacaggtgagttattaattgctgccattggcaaggaagtctttgcagcatgcaggagcgcccaggctgctcctagcagggctctgaggaaactgtgctccaaattcctatctgtgaggagtcttcttggaaatctgtttctacaggaggagccaggaggacaaagaggcaacaggacaggactgtgactcttcctgggaaagcagtggtcagcctagaggtgaagcagagtcaggagaaggagcgggaagcggCGAGAGAGtccaaggcaacgggttcagggacagctccgcctgtttcctgagctctttgcagcagagctcgcccagttgtacaagaacatgagcgcagacccgtcacctctgcccacctgctccttctgtgctctggctgacaatgCCTCTTCacaggaccactggatttccctggagtcacctcagcccacagcatcctcttgcccctcctaccaataccagcaggactactatctcttagaggatgatgattagtgatagtgatagatgattagtgatagtgatagccataaatagtgatagtggtagtgattcttttagtgatagtgatagggacacttgatattagagggtggtggttgttttaatgatagtgatagttaatattagaggatagtgatggttttaatgatagcgttagttaatattaggggatagtgattgtttcaatgatagcgttacttgatattagaggagggtgattgtattagtgatagtgatagtcataaatagtgatagtggtagtgattcttttagtgatagtgatagggatacttgatattagagggtggtggttgttttaatgatagtgatagttaatattagaggatagtgattgttttaatgatagcattatttgatattagaggacagtGATTGTATTAGcaatagtgatagttaatattggaggatggtgattttttttggtgatagtggtacatttagtgatagtgatacttggtattagcagacaatgattgttttcttgatcttgataaataaatatttttccaaaagcagtaaattcttgcctggtgcggctgtttctgttggggcagaatgcacagagctgggagcagggctggggctgtgacaggagctctgagaaacttgcactgcagtgcaggagctgcttgtgccacctcagcctgctttcccagcagtggccgttcacaaagctttcctgcaccagcacggggacacgctggctagcagtgacatgcagaaacttctctgggagctcatttgggatgctgccctgaatcaggaaggtctgggcagagagggaaagatgttctgcaagggatggctgtccagcagtcagcacatcaaggagacctgaggtggtgacttaggtcgtggcagtccctccccgaagagcttcaagagaggagcatcaaggagcagaaagctggagccgggctgtgtgagagaggaaggaatgtcctatcaatcacaggagccttcttaaaaattagatggataacagcgactataattataataaaaattacagtcttgtcgcacgcagtatgggaaaaaagcccagagctggaatagaacagagaacttttgtggaggattttgtgaacagctagctagttgacaaaggtcacactgatataatacc
This window of the Passer domesticus isolate bPasDom1 unplaced genomic scaffold, bPasDom1.hap1 HAP1_SCAFFOLD_84, whole genome shotgun sequence genome carries:
- the LOC135293170 gene encoding uncharacterized protein LOC135293170, which produces MVLSRYLLLLFLVALPAQNAQSAPAAGQGAVVDTESALSAPERGADTVLTPSWYLKRMNDDKVPEEFPEGLPDVPEELLAALHEAPSETDSETVPETLAVEESDIVPGSHEKREPIEDTRTLAEPEEYSGSSGGQKAETAGHCDPSKYYILVGTVAASALLLLGAVSGYLVMHQLLRRDRRSQEDKEATGQDCDSSWESSGQPRGEAESGEGAGSGERVQGNGFRDSSACFLSSLQQSSPSCTRT